A stretch of the Chelonoidis abingdonii isolate Lonesome George chromosome 11, CheloAbing_2.0, whole genome shotgun sequence genome encodes the following:
- the S100A1 gene encoding protein S100-A1, which translates to MTSELERAMEGLITVFHNYSGKEGDKRKLSKKELKELLQTELGCFLETQKDTGTVDGIMQDLDENGDGEVDFKEYVVLVAALTVACNSFFWEDT; encoded by the exons ATGACCTCTGAGCTGGAGCGTGCCATGGAGGGGCTGATCACCGTCTTCCACAACTACTCGGGCAAGGAGGGTGACAAGCGCAAGCTGAGCAAGAAGGAGCTGAAGGAGCTGCTGCAGACAGAGCTGGGCTGCTTCCTGGAG ACCCAGAAGGACACGGGCACTGTGGATGGCATCATGCAGGACCTGGATGAGAACGGTGACGGGGAGGTGGATTTCAAGGAGTACGtggtgctggtggctgctctcacCGTGGCCTGCAACTCCTTTTTCTGGGAGGACACCTGA